The Candidatus Limnocylindria bacterium genomic sequence GCACCGACGACATGGGGCGCTCCGCCGTATCGCGATCAGGTGATCGACCTGGACGCCACAGCGGTCGCGAAGCTCAAGCGCGCCGGCGCAGTGCTCGCGGCGAAGCTCGCGATGGTCGAGCTCGCCGGTGGGGGTGGCTATCGCTACCCGAGCGCCTCGCTGCAGGGTCCAGGCCGGAATCCGTGGAACGTCGAACGCTGGTCGGGCGGCTCGTCGAGCGGATCGGGTGCCGCGGTCGGCGGCGGCCTCGTGCCATACGCCCTCGGATCTGAGACCTCGGGCTCGATCGGGACACCATCGGCGTACTGCGGCGTGACCGGCCTGCGTCCGACCTATGGACTCGTCAGCCGCCACGGAGCGATGGCACTTTCGTGGACGCTCGACAAGATCGGGCCGATGGCCCGCAGCGCAGACGACTGCGGTGTCGTGCTGGAGGCCATCGCCGGCCCTGATGCCGCCGATCCAACAGCGTCGGGCCGTCGCTTCGAGCGTCTCGACGCGCGCACCGCGATCCGCGCGACCAAGCGCGCGCGTGTTGCGTTCGCGGAAGAGGACATCGAGGACCACGCATCACCCGAAGCGAAGCGTGCACTCGAACGTGGCGTCGAGGAGTTCAAGAAGATCGTGCCCAATCTCGTTCGCGCGACGCTGCCCGCGCTGCCGTTCGGTCCGCTCGTTTCCACCGTATACGCGGCCGAGGGCTCGACGATCTTCGCCGAGCTCATCGAGGGTGGGCGCTTCGAGGAGCTCGTCGACACGCGGCAGAGGGCTGGTCTCCGGGCCTCGCTGGACATCCGCGCGCGCGACTATCTCCAGGCGATGCGTCTTCGGGTGTCGGTGTCCGCCGGCTTCGCGGAGATCTTCAAGGACGCTGATGTGATCCTGTCGGTCGGCCGCACGATCACGGCGACGCCGATCACGCAGGCGCTCGACAGCCCGGGAATGACCGCGA encodes the following:
- a CDS encoding amidase, whose translation is MRKRVISAVELAEETCDRLAGVGPRYNAVATVTRERALAEAKRADAALKRRERRPLLGIPYGAKDLLAAKGAPTTWGAPPYRDQVIDLDATAVAKLKRAGAVLAAKLAMVELAGGGGYRYPSASLQGPGRNPWNVERWSGGSSSGSGAAVGGGLVPYALGSETSGSIGTPSAYCGVTGLRPTYGLVSRHGAMALSWTLDKIGPMARSADDCGVVLEAIAGPDAADPTASGRRFERLDARTAIRATKRARVAFAEEDIEDHASPEAKRALERGVEEFKKIVPNLVRATLPALPFGPLVSTVYAAEGSTIFAELIEGGRFEELVDTRQRAGLRASLDIRARDYLQAMRLRVSVSAGFAEIFKDADVILSVGRTITATPITQALDSPGMTASNPQQTKRPGNTGLIAAGNLAGLPAIFFPCGFGTDGLPVGLQLVGPPFSERLLVALASAYQRATDHHTKRPRE